In a genomic window of Streptomyces katrae:
- a CDS encoding HD domain-containing protein has translation MTWTLHQPDSDAARRAFEIASEYADAALLNHSVRSYAFGAEYARQHGLAHDAELFYVSALLHDLGLTAPFDSHTLPFEEAGGHVARVFTAGLGWEAARRARAEEVIVLHMRDDVTAAEDVESHLLQVGTSADVSGLRVPDFDPAFRAALLSAHPRLGFGPSFLSLVEDQAARKPACAAAAYVAGGAAKRIAANPLDA, from the coding sequence ATGACGTGGACCCTTCACCAGCCTGACTCGGACGCGGCCCGCCGCGCCTTCGAGATCGCCTCGGAGTACGCGGACGCCGCACTCCTCAACCACTCCGTCCGCTCCTACGCCTTCGGCGCCGAGTACGCCCGGCAGCACGGCCTCGCCCATGACGCCGAGCTGTTCTACGTCAGCGCCCTGCTCCACGACCTGGGCCTGACCGCGCCGTTCGACAGCCACACCCTGCCCTTCGAGGAGGCCGGCGGCCACGTGGCGCGCGTCTTCACGGCCGGCCTGGGCTGGGAGGCGGCCCGCCGGGCGCGGGCGGAGGAGGTGATCGTGCTGCACATGCGCGACGACGTCACCGCCGCCGAGGACGTCGAGAGCCACCTCCTCCAGGTGGGCACCAGCGCGGACGTCTCGGGCCTGCGCGTCCCCGACTTCGACCCCGCCTTCCGCGCCGCCCTCCTGTCCGCCCACCCCCGTCTCGGCTTCGGCCCCTCCTTCCTGTCCCTGGTCGAGGACCAGGCGGCCCGCAAGCCCGCCTGCGCGGCGGCCGCGTACGTGGCGGGCGGCGCGGCGAAGCGCATCGCGGCGAACCCGCTGGACGCGTGA
- the codA gene encoding cytosine deaminase yields the protein MRMIVRGARLLHDEGLHDVEVAEDGRIARVLPYDDQKEPPATGVLIEAHGGLLSAPFVEPHIHLDTALTAGQPRPNASGTLWEGIACWSERKRTLTREDVITRATEVLRWQAAQGVLHVRTHCDVTDPSLTALDALLEVRDRVREVMTLQITAFPQEGIVSFPDGEALLREAVARGADVVGAIPHFEDTREDGIASLRTAFALAEEHGLRLDAHCDEIDDEQSRFVEVLATLALRTGLRERATASHTTAMGSYNGAYAYKLQRLLSRSGINLVSNPFANLNLQGRFDAYPKRRGLSQVKEMLAAGVNVAFGHDDVMDPWNALGTGNPLQTALVGLYAAQLTGADEIPLAFSMVTERAARVLGLGPDEYGVAEGAPASFVLLPAPTPEEAVRRQVRPRYVVSRGTVLAENPPAPARLWWPGQQGPSEVDFTPPL from the coding sequence ATGCGGATGATCGTCCGGGGCGCCCGGCTGCTGCACGACGAGGGCCTTCACGACGTGGAGGTAGCCGAGGACGGACGCATCGCGCGCGTCCTCCCGTACGACGACCAGAAGGAGCCGCCGGCGACGGGCGTGCTCATCGAGGCCCATGGCGGGCTGCTCAGCGCCCCCTTCGTCGAGCCGCACATCCACCTGGACACCGCCCTGACCGCCGGACAGCCGCGCCCGAACGCCTCCGGCACCCTCTGGGAGGGCATCGCCTGCTGGAGCGAGCGCAAGCGGACCCTGACCCGTGAGGACGTGATCACGCGGGCCACCGAGGTGCTGCGCTGGCAGGCGGCCCAGGGCGTCCTGCACGTCCGCACGCACTGCGACGTCACCGACCCCTCACTGACCGCCCTCGACGCCCTGCTGGAGGTCCGCGACCGGGTACGGGAAGTGATGACCCTTCAGATCACGGCCTTCCCCCAGGAAGGGATCGTCTCCTTCCCCGACGGTGAGGCGCTGCTGCGCGAGGCCGTGGCGCGCGGCGCGGACGTGGTCGGCGCGATCCCGCACTTCGAGGACACCCGCGAGGACGGGATCGCCTCCCTGCGGACCGCGTTCGCGCTGGCCGAGGAGCACGGGCTGCGGCTGGACGCCCACTGCGACGAGATCGACGACGAACAGTCCCGCTTCGTGGAGGTGCTGGCCACCCTCGCGCTGCGCACGGGACTGCGGGAGCGGGCCACCGCCTCCCACACGACGGCCATGGGCTCCTACAACGGCGCCTACGCGTACAAACTCCAGCGCCTCCTGTCCCGTTCGGGCATCAACCTGGTCTCCAACCCCTTCGCCAACCTCAACCTCCAAGGCCGCTTCGACGCCTATCCCAAGCGGCGCGGCCTCTCCCAGGTGAAGGAAATGCTGGCGGCCGGGGTCAACGTGGCCTTCGGCCACGACGACGTGATGGACCCCTGGAACGCGCTCGGCACCGGCAACCCGCTCCAGACCGCCCTCGTCGGCCTGTACGCCGCCCAGCTCACCGGGGCCGACGAGATCCCGCTCGCCTTCTCGATGGTGACGGAGCGCGCGGCACGCGTCCTGGGCCTGGGCCCGGACGAGTACGGGGTGGCCGAGGGCGCCCCCGCCTCCTTCGTCCTCCTCCCGGCCCCCACCCCCGAGGAGGCCGTCCGCCGCCAGGTCCGCCCCCGGTACGTGGTCTCGCGCGGCACCGTCCTCGCCGAGAACCCGCCCGCCCCGGCCCGGCTGTGGTGGCCCGGGCAACAGGGCCCGTCGGAAGTGGACTTCACCCCGCCCCTCTAA
- a CDS encoding prolyl oligopeptidase family serine peptidase — MEGMTSSDSDLTAGVTPGGTRGETPASDMPDWEKRFRAPRVGLPEWAEDAPDRSLFVSNATGTYELYAWDRATGTQRQATDRPNGTTDGTLSPDGEWIWWFSDTDGDEFGTWVRQPFAGGPDEPATPGLEPSYPAGLAIGRDGTAVVGRSTDEEGTTIHVVRPDGSAPAVIYRHRESAGVGDLSRDGTLVAIEHTEHGDAMHSALRVVTLDGATVAELDDSRGGTEELGLEVLGFAPVEGDTRLLVGHQRRGRWEPMVWDVATGAQEDLAIELPGDVSAEWYPDGRALLIEHSFEARDELWRYDLAARELVRVDTPPGSLSGATARPDGTVEYQWSSAAEPASVRSTAGAVVLDPPGFRPPGSVPVEDVWVEGPGGRIHALAQRPQGHGEGPFPTVFEIHGGPTWHDSDSFAAAPAAWLDHGFAVVRVNYRGSTGYGREWTDALKHRVGLIELEDISAVREWAVSSGLADPARLVLSGGSWGGYLTLLGIGTRPDDWAVGLAAVPVADYVTAYHDEMEALKSLDRTLFGGTPEEVPDRFEASSPLTYVDAVKAPVHIAAGVNDPRCPIRQIDNYVDRLVARGAVHEVYRYDAGHGSLVVEERIKQVRMELEFALKHLPQGPPR, encoded by the coding sequence ATGGAGGGCATGACCAGCAGCGACAGCGATCTGACCGCCGGTGTGACCCCCGGCGGGACCCGTGGCGAGACCCCCGCTTCCGACATGCCCGACTGGGAGAAGCGGTTCCGGGCCCCGCGCGTGGGGCTCCCCGAATGGGCCGAGGACGCCCCGGACCGCTCGCTCTTCGTCTCGAACGCCACCGGGACCTACGAGCTCTACGCCTGGGACCGCGCCACCGGCACGCAGCGCCAGGCCACCGACCGCCCCAACGGCACCACCGACGGCACCCTCTCCCCCGACGGGGAGTGGATCTGGTGGTTCTCCGACACCGACGGCGACGAGTTCGGCACCTGGGTCCGCCAGCCCTTCGCGGGCGGCCCCGACGAGCCCGCCACCCCCGGCCTGGAGCCCTCCTACCCCGCCGGGCTGGCCATCGGCCGCGACGGGACGGCGGTCGTCGGGCGGTCCACCGACGAGGAGGGCACCACGATCCACGTCGTCCGCCCCGACGGCAGCGCCCCGGCCGTGATCTACCGGCACCGCGAGTCGGCCGGCGTCGGCGACCTCTCCCGCGACGGGACCCTCGTCGCGATCGAGCACACCGAGCACGGCGACGCGATGCACTCGGCGCTGCGCGTGGTCACCCTGGACGGGGCCACCGTCGCGGAGCTGGACGACTCGCGCGGCGGCACCGAGGAACTGGGCCTGGAGGTGCTGGGCTTCGCCCCGGTCGAGGGGGACACCCGGCTGCTGGTCGGCCACCAGCGCCGCGGGCGCTGGGAACCGATGGTGTGGGACGTGGCCACCGGCGCCCAGGAGGACCTTGCGATCGAGCTCCCGGGCGATGTGAGCGCCGAGTGGTACCCGGACGGGAGGGCGCTGCTCATCGAGCACAGCTTCGAGGCGCGCGACGAGCTGTGGCGCTACGACCTGGCCGCGCGGGAGCTCGTACGGGTGGACACTCCCCCGGGGTCGCTGTCGGGGGCCACGGCGCGCCCGGACGGCACGGTCGAGTACCAGTGGTCCTCCGCGGCCGAACCGGCCTCCGTACGGTCCACCGCGGGCGCAGTGGTGCTGGACCCGCCCGGTTTCCGGCCGCCCGGCTCGGTGCCGGTGGAGGACGTGTGGGTGGAGGGCCCCGGCGGGCGGATCCACGCGCTGGCGCAGCGGCCGCAGGGGCACGGCGAGGGCCCCTTCCCGACGGTCTTCGAGATCCACGGCGGTCCGACCTGGCACGACTCCGACTCGTTCGCGGCCGCCCCGGCGGCCTGGCTGGACCACGGCTTCGCGGTGGTCCGGGTCAACTACCGGGGCTCGACCGGCTACGGCCGGGAGTGGACGGACGCCCTCAAGCACCGCGTCGGCCTGATCGAGCTGGAGGACATCTCGGCGGTCCGCGAGTGGGCCGTCTCCTCGGGTCTGGCGGACCCGGCGCGGCTGGTGCTGTCCGGCGGCTCCTGGGGCGGCTACCTGACCCTGCTGGGCATCGGGACGCGGCCCGACGACTGGGCGGTCGGGCTGGCCGCCGTACCGGTGGCGGACTACGTGACGGCGTACCACGACGAGATGGAGGCGCTGAAGTCCCTGGACCGCACCCTCTTCGGCGGCACTCCGGAGGAGGTGCCGGACCGCTTCGAGGCCTCCTCGCCGCTGACGTACGTGGACGCGGTGAAGGCGCCCGTGCACATCGCGGCGGGCGTGAACGACCCCCGCTGCCCGATCCGGCAGATCGACAACTACGTCGACCGGCTCGTGGCGCGCGGAGCGGTCCACGAGGTGTACCGCTACGACGCGGGGCACGGCTCGCTGGTGGTGGAGGAGCGGATCAAGCAGGTCCGGATGGAGCTGGAATTCGCCCTCAAGCACCTGCCTCAGGGCCCGCCGCGCTGA
- a CDS encoding SURF1 family protein produces MHRFLLTPRWWGINVFVALAIPFCLFMGTWQLGRFEDRVGSHREASAERPAEEAAAPLDSLLPVDTKTSGRPASASGEYGQQLLVPDRDLDGKRGFYVLTLLRTDSGKTVPVVRGWMPGTADAAKAPAPPAGRVEVTGALQASENAGTKGVHAQGGLPPGQLGVIGSATLVNLVQDPLYDAWLTVQTPADGMVPVPAQAPSNTGLDLKAFQNLGYTGEWFVFVAFVLFMWWRLYRRELETLRDAEAGLLPAASPAGTPGAPGTASAKADTDTYTHDADSDAAPVKAASAGTASATTSAGE; encoded by the coding sequence GTGCACCGGTTTCTCCTGACCCCGCGCTGGTGGGGGATCAACGTCTTCGTCGCGCTCGCCATCCCGTTCTGCCTGTTCATGGGGACCTGGCAGCTCGGCCGGTTCGAGGACCGCGTGGGCAGCCACCGGGAGGCGAGCGCCGAGCGGCCCGCCGAGGAGGCGGCCGCGCCGCTGGACTCGCTCCTGCCGGTGGACACGAAGACCTCCGGGCGGCCGGCCTCCGCGTCCGGCGAGTACGGGCAGCAGCTGCTCGTCCCCGACCGGGACCTCGACGGCAAGCGCGGTTTCTACGTCCTGACCCTGCTGCGGACCGACTCCGGCAAGACCGTCCCGGTGGTCCGGGGCTGGATGCCGGGTACGGCGGACGCGGCAAAGGCTCCGGCCCCGCCGGCCGGGCGGGTCGAGGTGACGGGGGCCCTGCAGGCCTCGGAGAACGCCGGCACCAAGGGCGTGCACGCCCAGGGCGGGCTGCCGCCGGGCCAGCTCGGGGTGATCGGGTCGGCCACGCTGGTCAACCTGGTGCAGGACCCGCTGTACGACGCCTGGCTGACGGTGCAGACCCCGGCGGACGGGATGGTCCCCGTCCCGGCGCAGGCGCCCAGCAACACCGGGCTCGACCTGAAGGCCTTCCAGAACCTCGGTTACACCGGCGAGTGGTTCGTCTTCGTCGCCTTCGTGCTGTTCATGTGGTGGCGGCTCTACCGGCGCGAGCTGGAGACCCTGCGCGACGCCGAGGCGGGGCTGCTGCCCGCCGCAAGCCCGGCGGGCACGCCCGGCGCGCCCGGCACCGCCTCCGCCAAAGCGGACACGGACACCTACACGCACGACGCGGACAGCGACGCGGCCCCGGTGAAGGCGGCGTCCGCCGGAACGGCCTCCGCTACGACGTCGGCTGGGGAATGA
- a CDS encoding SigE family RNA polymerase sigma factor — MAEALLDFAVVPARPGIVPPRRRTGAYGGIPVIVPVPPAGVPAAPPVGAAPGVRVPAPRDHAEPAAGPAAADMAAVAGTAVAGTAIAAGGAAADAPPVVAGTTVDHLTETYQAHYRSLLGLAALLLDDTASCEDVVQEAFIRVHSARNRVRDRDKTLAYLRQTVVNLSRSALRRRILGLKLLSKPMPDMASAEEGAYDQLERDDLIKAMRGLQRRQREVLVLRYFADMTEAQVAETLGISLGSVKAYGSRGIAALRVAMEAAQS; from the coding sequence GTGGCAGAGGCACTCTTGGACTTCGCCGTCGTACCGGCACGCCCGGGGATCGTTCCCCCGCGCCGGCGCACCGGCGCATACGGCGGCATTCCTGTGATCGTGCCCGTCCCGCCGGCGGGCGTTCCCGCCGCGCCGCCCGTCGGGGCGGCGCCGGGCGTCCGTGTGCCCGCGCCCCGTGACCACGCGGAGCCGGCCGCGGGCCCCGCGGCTGCCGACATGGCCGCCGTCGCCGGAACCGCCGTCGCCGGAACCGCCATCGCCGCCGGGGGAGCCGCCGCCGATGCGCCGCCCGTCGTGGCCGGGACCACCGTTGACCACCTCACCGAGACCTACCAGGCCCACTACCGTTCGCTCCTCGGCCTGGCCGCGCTCCTCCTCGACGACACCGCCTCCTGCGAGGACGTCGTCCAGGAGGCCTTCATCCGCGTCCACTCCGCCCGCAACCGGGTGCGCGACCGCGACAAGACCCTGGCCTACCTCCGCCAGACCGTCGTGAACCTCTCGCGCTCGGCACTGCGCCGCCGCATCCTCGGCCTCAAGCTGCTGTCGAAGCCGATGCCGGACATGGCCAGCGCGGAAGAAGGGGCGTACGACCAGCTCGAGCGCGACGACCTGATCAAGGCCATGCGCGGACTCCAGCGCCGCCAGCGCGAGGTGCTGGTGCTGCGCTACTTCGCGGACATGACGGAGGCCCAGGTCGCCGAGACGCTCGGCATATCGCTCGGCTCGGTCAAGGCGTACGGATCGCGGGGCATTGCCGCGCTGAGGGTGGCGATGGAGGCTGCGCAGTCATGA
- a CDS encoding aspartate-semialdehyde dehydrogenase, whose translation MSPHRSAPAPALAVVGATGAVGSILLQILSQRADVWGAIRLIASPRSAGRLLAVRGEETEVLALTEDAFEGLGEGDVVLFLTPAEVSARWAPVATARGAVVVDQSAAFREDPEVPLVVPEVNAPAVRSRPRGIVAGPDCVTAAMIAALGALHAEYGLAELAVSSYQAASRSGRAGAEALRRQLSLVAGSPLGEQPGDVRRAVGEDTGPFAAPLALNVVPWSGELRADGWSSHELAVRAETRRILGLEALPVSVTCVQVPVVTGHSLTVRARFEREVAAAHAREILEAAPGVVLVDDPAAGEWPTPADAAGTDPAWVGRLRGSLDDARSLEFFVCADNLRKGAALNAAQISELIAGEFA comes from the coding sequence GGCGGTCGGATCGATCCTGCTCCAGATCCTGTCCCAGCGGGCGGACGTCTGGGGCGCCATACGCCTGATCGCCTCCCCACGCTCGGCCGGCCGCCTGCTGGCCGTCCGCGGCGAGGAGACCGAGGTGCTCGCCCTCACCGAGGACGCCTTCGAGGGCCTTGGCGAGGGCGACGTCGTGCTCTTCCTGACCCCGGCCGAGGTGTCGGCGCGCTGGGCTCCCGTCGCCACCGCGCGCGGGGCCGTGGTGGTGGACCAGTCCGCCGCCTTCCGGGAGGACCCCGAGGTGCCCCTGGTGGTGCCCGAGGTCAACGCCCCCGCCGTACGCAGCCGCCCGCGCGGGATCGTCGCGGGCCCGGACTGCGTGACCGCCGCGATGATCGCCGCCCTGGGCGCGCTGCACGCCGAGTACGGGCTGGCCGAGCTGGCCGTCTCCTCGTACCAGGCCGCCAGCCGTTCGGGCCGGGCCGGCGCGGAGGCGCTGCGCCGCCAGCTGTCGCTGGTCGCCGGGAGCCCGCTGGGGGAGCAGCCCGGGGACGTGCGGCGCGCGGTCGGCGAGGACACCGGGCCGTTCGCGGCCCCGCTCGCGCTGAACGTGGTGCCCTGGTCCGGCGAGCTGCGCGCGGACGGCTGGTCCTCGCACGAGCTGGCCGTACGGGCGGAGACCCGGCGGATCCTGGGCCTGGAGGCCCTTCCGGTCTCCGTGACCTGTGTACAGGTTCCCGTGGTGACCGGGCATTCCCTGACCGTGCGGGCCCGCTTCGAGCGGGAGGTGGCCGCGGCGCACGCCCGGGAGATCCTGGAAGCGGCCCCCGGGGTGGTCCTCGTGGACGATCCGGCGGCGGGGGAGTGGCCGACGCCGGCCGACGCGGCCGGGACGGATCCGGCCTGGGTGGGCCGGCTCAGGGGCTCGCTGGACGACGCCCGGTCCCTGGAGTTCTTCGTGTGCGCGGACAATCTACGCAAAGGCGCCGCGCTGAATGCCGCTCAGATCTCGGAACTGATCGCGGGTGAATTCGCGTAA